The following coding sequences lie in one Rutidosis leptorrhynchoides isolate AG116_Rl617_1_P2 chromosome 6, CSIRO_AGI_Rlap_v1, whole genome shotgun sequence genomic window:
- the LOC139851350 gene encoding scopoletin 8-hydroxylase-like: MSPSFNDDNSLFNFVVKEGNGVKGLVDSGVTVVPDRYIQPPHHRINKQHTTESLENLTIDISELNGPKHDQVVKAIAHAAETLGFFQVVNHGVPLELLESLKVAAHQFFNQPAEKKAVYLEGLSPSHMVKYGTSFVPEKEKALEWKDYVSMIYSNDVDALKYWPNECRKVALEYLKTSNEMVKKLLQALISNLGVKLDDSRLDELTGLKMVNMNFYPACPNPELTVGVGRHSDMGTLTVLLQDGIGGLYVKKAEELSPGNEEWIEIPPIHDALVINIGDTLQILSNGRYKSAEHRVRTTSIESRVSVPIFNAPLPVAKIGPLAELVTRDGVARYKEVVFEEYMNNFFGKSHDGKKSLDFVAI, from the exons ATGTCTCCAAGCTTTAACGACGACAATTCACTGTTCAATTTTGTTGTGAAAGAAGGCAATGGTGTCAAAGGACTTGTGGACTCTGGTGTAACCGTAGTACCAGATCGATACATTCAACCACCTCATCACCGGATCAATAAGCAACACACAACAGAGTCACTTGAAAACTTGACCATTGATATATCAGAACTCAATGGTCCTAAACATGACCAAGTTGTCAAGGCTATTGCCCATGCTGCTGAAACTCTTGGGTTCTTTCAAGTGGTGAACCATGGTGTCCCATTGGAGCTCCTGGAGTCACTTAAAGTTGCAGCCCATCAGTTTTTCAATCAACCAGCCGAAAAGAAGGCTGTTTATCTCGAAGGGTTGAGCCCTAGCCACATGGTCAAGTATGGGACTAGCTTTGTTCCTGAGAAAGAGAAGGCTTTGGAATGGAAAGACTATGTCAGCATGATATATTCCAATGATGTCGACGCTCTTAAGTATTGGCCTAATGAATGCAG AAAGGTGGCGCTTGAGTACCTAAAGACATCGAACGAGATGGTGAAGAAGCTATTACAAGCACTAATCTCTAACCTTGGAGTGAAACTAGATGATTCAAGACTAGATGAACTTACAGGTTTGAAAATGGTCAACATGAACTTCTACCCGGCATGCCCAAATCCAGAGCTAACCGTTGGTGTGGGGCGTCACTCAGATATGGGCACGCTGACTGTACTTCTACAAGATGGCATTGGGGGATTGTATGTTAAAAAAGCTGAAGAATTGTCCCCAGGAAATGAAGAGTGGATCGAGATTCCACCCATTCATGACGCTTTGGTCATCAATATTGGTGATACGCTACAG ATTTTAAGCAATGGGAGGTACAAAAGTGCAGAACACAGGGTACGAACCACAAGCATTGAGTCAAGAGTGTCGGTCCCAATATTTAATGCACCACTGCCTGTAGCGAAAATTGGACCACTGGCTGAGCTGGTTACTCGAGATGGTGTGGCTCGATATAAAGAAGTAGTATTTGAAGAGTACATGAACAACTTTTTTGGAAAATCTCATGATGGAAAAAAGTCTCTTGATTTTGTAGCCATTTGA